One window of the Triticum dicoccoides isolate Atlit2015 ecotype Zavitan chromosome 3B, WEW_v2.0, whole genome shotgun sequence genome contains the following:
- the LOC119277731 gene encoding protein YIPF6 homolog: MSHNYGDTIPLHPSSAQSDMDEIESLMYDAPSATVLPARPPSPPRASIPISTSPPPPSSKPPLPASSVPIFVPQGPTPAPPASVSVAIASDGFGPPPNTLTEPVWDTVKRDLARIVSNLKLVVFPNPNREDPGKALRDWDLWGPFFFIVFLGLTLSWSASVKKSEVFAVAFAVLAAGAIILTLNVLLLGGHIIFFQSLSLLGYCLFPLDVGALICLLKDNVILKIIVVTVTLAWSSWAAYPFMSAAVNPRRKALAIYPVFLMYISVGFLIIAID; encoded by the exons atgTCGCACAACTACGGGGACACGATCCCGCTGCACCCGTCGTCGGCGCAGTCCGACATGGACGAGATCGAGAGCCTCATGTACGACGCGCCCTCCGCCACCGTCCTCCCCGCgcggccgccctccccgccgcgcgccTCCATCCCCATCtccacctcgcctccgccgccgtcctccAAGCCGCCCCTCCCCGCCTCCTCCGTCCCCATCTTCGTGCCCCAGGGGCCCACCCCCGCCCCGCCCGCGTCCGTCTCCGTCGCCATCGCCTCCGACGGCTTCGGGCCCCCGCCCAACACGCTCACCGAGCCCGTctgggacaccgtcaagcgcgaccTCGCCCGCATCGTCAGCAACCTCAAGCTCGTCGTCTTCCCCAACCCCAACCGCGAGGACCCCGGCAAGGCGCTCAGGGACTGGGACCTCTggggccccttcttcttcatcgtcttcctcGGCCTCACACTCTCCTGGTCCGCCTCTGTTAAGAAG TCTGAAGTATTTGCTGTTGCGTTCGCTGTGCTGGCAGCTGGGGCTATAATCTTAACACTAAATGTTCTGCTTCTG GGTGGGCACATCATCTTCTTCCAAAGCCTCAGTCTCCTTGGCTATTGTTTGTTTCCTCTGGATGTTGGAGCCCTAATTTGCTTGCTGAAGGACAATGTCATACTAAAGATCATCGTCGTGACAGTCACACTGGCGTGGAGCTCCTGGGCTGCCTACCCATTCATGAGCGCTGCTGTGAACCCAAGGAGAAAGGCTCTGGCCATCTATCCTGTATTCCTCATGTACATCTCGGTGGGGTTCCTCATAATTGCCATAGATTAG
- the LOC119277732 gene encoding uncharacterized protein LOC119277732, translating to MASPYNPHRRQLGGGQSAWPDLPPELLESILGRLAPLDRVAVRLVCSSWRSCARASILADLPFEAPRLLLRRPGSCGSLAFFSLHRREILRFALPDRLSSGRCCGQIGGWLAMAFDEERAIELRNLFSGQSVSMPRSPVSPVAKIVLSAPPTSLGWVAAVLGRAGTVALLQPDVSGGAWTTIAAGGPHGGFRDVAFWRGRLCVLGDDGTVLAYRVDLRARVAAVSELRGKDANSPNRLERRVRYLLESGGELLLVKKLYSVVRDSADVEVEVSRFRPEGCKWEPVTELPGRAVFLGSVASAAAPATAGVRENCVYFARRDVELMVPHAIGVYSLGDRETAVVAIAGGHSVEVEPVWILPSVA from the coding sequence ATGGCCTCCCCGTACAATCCCCACCGGCGGCAGCTGGGCGGGGGGCAGTCCGCCTGGCCGGATCTCCCACCGGAGCTCCTGGAGAGCATCCTAGGGCGGCTCGCCCCGCTCGACCGTGTCGCCGTCCGCCTCGTCTGCTCCTCGTGGCGCTCGTGCGCGCGAGCTTCGATCTTGGCTGACCTCCCCTTCGAGGCCCCGCGCCTCCTGCTCCGGCGCCCCGGCTCCTGCGGCAGCCTCGCCTTCTTCAGCCTCCACCGCCGGGAGATCCTGCGTTTCGCCCTCCCCGACCGCCTCAGCTCCGGCCGGTGCTGCGGCCAGATCGGCGGCTGGCTCGCGATGGCCTTCGACGAGGAGCGGGCGATCGAGCTCCGCAACCTCTTCTCCGGCCAATCCGTGTCCATGCCACGGTCCCCCGTGTCCCCGGTGGCCAAGATCGTGCTGTCCGCGCCGCCCACCTCGCTCGGCTGGGTGGCCGCCGTGCTGGGCCGCGCGGGCACGGTGGCGCTGCTccagccggacgtgtccggcggcgcctggACCACGATCGCCGCGGGGGGGCCGCACGGAGGGTTCCGGGACGTGGCGTTCTGGCGGGGGCGGCTGTGCGTGCTGGGCGACGACGGCACGGTCCTGGCGTACCGGGTGGACCTCCGCGCGCGCGTGGCGGCCGTGTCGGAGCTGCGCGGGAAGGACGCCAACTCTCCGAACCGGCTGGAGCGGCGGGTGCGGTACCTGCTGGAGTCCGGCGGGGAGCTCCTGCTGGTGAAGAAGCTGTACAGCGTGGTGCGGGACTCGGCGGACGTGGAGGTGGAGGTGAGCCGGTTCCGGCCGGAGGGGTGCAAGTGGGAGCCGGTGACGGAGCTCCCCGGGAGGGCGGTGTTCCTGGGGTcggtggcgtcggcggcggcgccggcgacggcggGGGTCCGGGAGAACTGCGTCTACTTCGCGCGGCGGGACGTGGAGCTGATGGTGCCGCACGCCATCGGCGTGTACTCGCTGGGGGACCGGgagacggcggtggtggccatcgcgGGCGGGCACTCCGTGGAGGTGGAGCCCGTGTGGATCCTCCCCTCGGTCGCCTGA